Proteins from one Primulina huaijiensis isolate GDHJ02 chromosome 18, ASM1229523v2, whole genome shotgun sequence genomic window:
- the LOC140964991 gene encoding ornithine aminotransferase, mitochondrial isoform X2, which produces MRQKRALLGHCHPKILKTLVEQAERLTLSSRAFYNDQFPVFAERLTSMFGYDMVLPMNTGAEGVETALKLARKWGYLKKKIPREEAIIVSCCGCFHGRTLAVISMSCDNEATRGFWPLLPGHAKVDFGDAVALENIFKEKGDRIAGFLFEPIQGEAGVIIPPDGYLQAVRDLCSKYNVLMIADEIQSGLARTGRTLGCDWENVHPDVVILGKALGGGMFPVSVVLADKDVMLCIQPGEHGSTFGGNPLASAVAIASLDVIEDEKLAERSDQLGKELREQLVKVQQQFPDLIKEVRGKGLFNAVELNNKAMYPLTAYDICLKLKERGILAKPTHDSIIRLTPPLTISRDELREGSNALRNVLELDLLKMQKEKPADKTISHSASSVCDRCGRNLYGSS; this is translated from the exons ATGAGGCAGAAAAGGGCTTTACTG GGTCATTGCCACCCCAAGATTTTGAAAACATTGGTAGAACAGGCTGAAAGGCTTACGCTCAGTTCAAGAGCCTTTTATAATGACCAATTTCCGGTATTTGCCGAACGTCTCACCAGCATGTTTGGATATGATATGGTGCTGCCGATGAACACAGGTGCTGAAGGTGTCGAAACAGCGTTGAAGTTGGCCAGGAAATGGGGTtatctcaagaaaaaaattccaAGAGAGGAG GCCATCATTGTTTCATGCTGTGGCTGCTTTCATGGGCGCACATTAGCTGTTATTTCCATGAGCTGTGATAACGAGGCAACTCGTGGGTTTTGGCCCCTGTTGCCAGGCCATGCCAAAGTTGATTTTGGGGATGCAGTTGCACTTGAGAATATATTTAAAG AGAAAGGAGATCGCATAGCAGGTTTTCTCTTTGAACCTATCCAAGGGGAGGCAGGG GTTATAATTCCTCCTGATGGTTACCTACAAGCAGTTAGAGATCTTTGCTCAAAATATAATGTTCTGATGATTGCTGATGAAATACAAAGTGGTTTAGCACGTACCGGGAGAACGCTTGGATGTGATTGGGAGAATGTCCATCCGGATGTTGTT ATACTAGGAAAAGCATTGGGCGGTGGAATGTTTCCTGTGAGTGTAGTTCTTGCAGACAAAGATGTTATGCTCTGCATTCAGCCTGGAGAGCATGGAAG CACCTTTGGAGGGAATCCATTGGCTAGTGCAGTTGCAATTGCATCTTTGGATGTGATAGAAGACGAGAAACTTGCTGAAAG ATCCGACCAACTGGGAAAGGAGCTTAGGGAACAACTTGTGAAGGTTCAACAGCAATTTCCTGATCTTATAAAAGAAGTACGAGGAAAAGGTTTGTTCAATGCCGTGGAGCTTAACAACAAAGCCATGTACCCATTAACTGCGTATGACATATGTCTTAAGCTCAAAGAGAGAGGAATTCTGGCAAAACCCACCCATGATTCTATTATACGATTGACACCACCTCTGACCATAAG CCGGGATGAGCTCCGAGAAGGTTCCAACGCACTGCGAAATGTTTTGGAACTTGATCTGCTGAAGATGCAGAAAGAGAAGCCAGCTGACAAAACTATCTCCCATTCAGCTTCCAGTGTCTGTGACCGATGCGGGCGTAACTTGTACGGTTCCTCGTGA
- the LOC140964071 gene encoding transcription factor TCP2-like, which produces MDLDEIQRKFPRIGNGDGRLNSAKVVYGKKMDDQYGDEEDEKSKRGGGSNGGGSVGGVDLGGGAGGFYGWASSRIVRVSRASGGKDRHSKVLTSKGLRDRRVRLSVNTAIQFYDLQDRLGYDQPSKAVEWLLKAAASSIAELPPMISLFPDTPKQLSDEKRSSNVGSDQLGLDSVEVEMDGGGGDTKYYRHQQMTKPSACSSTSETSKSSGLSLSRSESRIKARERAKERVAGKEKEKENESSQIASLNPLSHTTSFTELLSAGMNSNKPTSPNRSVQENSNGVNINESNSFQKSRLWSSTPTEYFSTGPGQIHFANSFASMASPLFSVAGENQTEIQQFSFVPEHFVPASNSSSNQNNGRNEYNLNFTISSSANSSGLAAYNGGTLQSNSTSPSMLPYNYLQRFSLIDGSSSPSIFVGTAPVENHHQFLPGFDARLQLSYGDTNPNDGGRRSSQKGKGKN; this is translated from the coding sequence ATGGATTTGGATGAGATTCAGCGTAAGTTTCCAAGAATCGGCAATGGTGATGGAAGGCTAAACTCAGCAAAAGTAGTATACGGTAAGAAAATGGACGACCAGTATGGAGATGAAGAAGATGAAAAGAGTAAAAGGGGTGGCGGATCTAACGGCGGCGGAAGTGTTGGAGGCGTGGATCTTGGCGGTGGCGCAGGTGGGTTTTACGGCTGGGCTTCGTCTAGGATTGTTAGGGTTTCGCGAGCTTCCGGGGGGAAAGATCGACACAGCAAAGTGCTGACCTCGAAGGGGTTAAGAGACAGGCGTGTACGTCTCTCTGTGAACACCGCTATTCAGTTCTATGATTTGCAGGATCGTTTAGGGTATGATCAGCCGAGCAAGGCGGTGGAATGGCTGCTGAAGGCGGCTGCAAGCTCTATCGCCGAGCTCCCGCCGATGATTTCTCTGTTCCCAGACACCCCTAAGCAACTAAGTGATGAGAAAAGGTCTAGTAATGTCGGAAGCGATCAACTCGGGCTAGATTCAGTCGAAGTAGAGATGGACGGCGGCGGCGGGGATACCAAATACTACCGTCACCAGCAAATGACAAAACCCTCCGCCTGTAGTAGCACTTCTGAGACGAGCAAAAGCTCCGGTCTTTCACTCTCCAGATCTGAGAGCCGGATCAAAGCCCGGGAGCGCGCAAAGGAGAGAGTTGCAGGAAAGGAGAAGGAAAAAGAAAACGAATCCTCTCAAATCGCTTCTCTAAACCCTCTTTCACATACCACTTCTTTCACCGAGCTCTTGAGCGCAGGGATGAACAGTAACAAGCCCACCAGCCCCAATAGGTCAGTTCAAGAAAATTCCAATGGCGTTAATATAAATGAGTCTAATTCCTTCCAAAAATCTCGGCTTTGGTCCTCAACTCCAACAGAATACTTCAGCACTGGCCCGGGGCAAATTCACTTTGCAAATTCTTTCGCATCCATGGCTTCGCCGCTGTTTAGCGTGGCGGGGGAGAACCAGACGGAGATCCAACAGTTCTCCTTCGTTCCCGAACACTTTGTCCCAGCTAGCAACAGTAGCAGTAACCAAAACAACGGCAGAAATGAGTACAACTTGAATTTCACAATCTCCTCTTCTGCTAATTCATCCGGCCTTGCTGCCTACAATGGGGGGACCCTTCAGTCCAATTCCACGTCGCCATCTATGTTGCCTTACAATTACCTCCAAAGATTTTCTCTCATAGATGGATCTTCATCTCCTAGCATCTTCGTCGGCACGGCGCCAGTGGAGAACCACCACCAATTCCTTCCTGGATTCGATGCTCGTCTGCAGCTCAGCTATGGCGATACAAATCCGAACGACGGCGGCAGGCGTTCATCCCAGAAAGGAAAAGGAAAGAACTGA
- the LOC140964460 gene encoding F-box protein At4g18380-like — MGSIRLDLVGKIHPEPIDQFDRLPDSILLFIFNKIGDVKALGRCCTVSKRFHSLVPQVDSIIVRVDCVISDDDPSASITSVDKSRHPVSSFFRLFLGIFKPLQSLTQLMTPSSRRLPSIFQDFDCDNERNSVTHHSPTQVLKNFNEIKILRIELPSGELGIDEGVLLKWKANFGSTLDNCVILGASSVMTNPNRVGDCTASCDVSNSNRGHGVENDNGSIPDSFYTNGGLKLRVVWTISSLIAASARHYLLQPIIAEHKTLECLSLMDSDGQGVLSMNKDQLEELRVKPLSASSASKRTLVPALDMRLWYSPHLELPNGMVLKGATLVAIKPIEQSKKEAVGLDVNWVASAFEEPFGTAAKMLVKRRTYCLEMNSF, encoded by the coding sequence ATGGGGTCGATTCGGCTAGATCTGGTCGGCAAGATTCATCCAGAGCCGATCGATCAATTTGACCGGCTTCCGGACTCTATCCTTCTCTTTATCTTCAACAAAATCGGGGATGTCAAAGCCTTGGGCAGATGCTGTACTGTTTCGAAGCGATTTCATTCTCTCGTTCCTCAAGTGGACAGCATAATCGTCCGCGTAGATTGCGTCATCTCAGACGATGATCCCTCCGCCTCCATCACCTCCGTGGACAAGTCCCGCCACCCAGTTTCCTCCTTTTTCCGCCTATTCTTGGGAATCTTCAAGCCGTTGCAATCGCTCACTCAGCTCATGACTCCTTCCAGCCGTCGCCTTCCTTCGATTTTCCAAGATTTTGATTGCGACAATGAGCGGAACAGCGTCACCCACCATTCACCTACTCAAGTCTTGAAGAATTTCAATGAGATCAAGATCCTCAGGATTGAACTTCCTAGTGGGGAGTTGGGGATTGATGAGGGTGTTTTGCTCAAGTGGAAAGCTAATTTTGGGTCTACCCTCGATAATTGTGTTATTCTTGGAGCTTCGAGCGTCATGACTAATCCAAATAGAGTCGGTGATTGTACGGCCTCTTGTGATGTCAGTAATTCTAACCGTGGCCATGGAGTGGAGAATGATAATGGGAGCATACCGGACTCTTTTTACACGAACGGGGGATTGAAATTACGCGTTGTGTGGACTATTAGCTCACTGATTGCTGCCTCAGCTAGGCATTACCTACTTCAGCCGATAATAGCAGAACATAAGACGCTAGAATGCTTGAGTTTGATGGACTCAGATGGGCAGGGGGTGTTGTCAATGAATAAAGATCAGTTGGAGGAGCTACGGGTGAAGCCTTTGTCCGCATCCTCGGCGTCAAAGAGGACTCTTGTTCCAGCTCTGGATATGCGTTTGTGGTACTCTCCACATTTGGAGTTGCCCAATGGGATGGTTCTAAAAGGAGCGACCTTGGTTGCTATTAAGCCTATTGAGCAGTCGAAGAAAGAAGCGGTGGGTTTGGATGTGAATTGGGTCGCTTCGGCGTTTGAGGAGCCGTTTGGAACTGCTGCTAAAATGTTGGTGAAGAGGAGGACTTATTGTCTAGAAATGAACTCATTCTGA